CTGTTTTGAAATTCCCACTTTCTTCACATCCTTAGGCTTCAAATCCAGTATTTTATCGCTAATTCTTCTAAACTTTTCATCCAAATCTTCCAAATTCTCATACACTTCATAACTCCCAGAACCAACTCCCACAATCTCAGACTCGTCCAGATTGTTGCTCTCTTTCCCAATATGGACAATCCCAGACACAGAAACATGCCTTCTCTGCAAAACTCCCACATCTCCTTCCAGTTTTGACTCGGAATGGTTCAGGTACTCCAAAAACACGTCCCAGAACGGCTTCCAGTATTCCTTTCCTTGGAATTTGTGCCTAGACTTGGAATTATAATCCACAAATTGCCCATAAACTGCATATCTTGCAGGCTTGACAAACGGAGCCAAAGGCTTGATCAGCTCTCCTGTCTCTGGATTGATGTGATTTGAGAATCCCAGTATGCAGAAATTAAAAGGCTTGAATTGGTTTCTGTAGTCTTCGTTTTTGTTAAATTCTGACAGTCTACCAAGCAGTCTTGGATTTGTTGCCACAAATTTTGATATTGCATACTTGTTTTCGTATTTGAAATACAGTTTTTCCAGCGTTGTTTTTCCATAGTATAGATTCAAAATATCATGCCAGATTTCCTTGTTCCAATCAAAATTCTCATTTTCATTTGAGAATGGATTCAACAAATGACCCAACCCATGAGCAGAATAATCATTATCATCTATTGTGATTTCATTATTCTCAATTGAGTAAAGACAATATCTCTTTGCAGATATTCCATAAAACAATACATTATCTCTCTCTATCTTGAAAATATCTGAATCAAAATTGTAAGGATTTAATCCCTGAAAGAACTCTTGAATTTCCTTTGTGTGTTCTGGCGGAATCATCATGGAATCAGTATCACAGTATGCATGAGTTTTTCCATGTTTAGATAATAGAATCTCAGTTGTAGCTAGTAACAATCTGGATGCTGATGTAATCGATATGGCAATAATAGGATTAAACATGAATCCTAACTTTTCTATCTTGGTCTTGTTTTGTTTGAAATGTTCAATACCGTAAACGTCAACTGGAATTTTCTTTGATTCATCCTGTGTTGTAATTTCCACAAAGATTCCATAGCTGATTGCATTAACTATTATTTTGATGATTTGCTGTCTTGGGTCTTTTTTCTGTTTTAGTTCCTGTCTGTATTCGACTAGTTTTTTGAACAGATCATCCTTGTATGGATTGATTTGGATTCCCTGAATGTTGATGGATTTCAGTCCTTTTTGCATCCCATCTGGGAAGAACTTGTACGCATGAATGATTTTTGGAGTCTTGCCAGTGTAGAGTTTTGAGGTTAGGACATCAGCAATGCTGTACCATAACGGAGCCTTTGAGGCAAGATGGTTGACTCCTATATTCCAGACGTGCTTGTTTCCGTATCTTGCACGTACAGGCAAGACATCAGACTCAGGCTCGATTTGTACAATTCCCTGCAATCTAGTCCAGATTTCCGGCTTTTGCACGTCCTGTATGGTGAATTTGTCAATGAATTGAGTAATTTCATGCGTAGCCTCACGATACTCGATTCTCTCTGCGATTACAAACTTCCAGAGGTTTTGCAGGGTGCAGACAGTTGGATACATTGAGAGAAAGTCAAGGACATCTACCCGTGTTGGAGTTTTCCGAATCTTGCACTCTGTCCTTCCGCCAAAATAACATGACATTACATGACCTAGAACATCTGGTGAGAATTTCAGGTTCTTGTTCAGAAACGAATCGACTCCGATCATTTTGAGAAATTCCTTCCCAATTGATGCAGGAGTGTATGCTTTTGTAATTGGAATTTTCAATCCATAGGAATCAAACTCTTTTTTGGCATTTTGATACAATGAGTATGTGGAATCTACATCATTGATGCAGTACCGGATGTATTGTGGTGTAATCTTGCCGTGTTCTTTGACTGACTGCTTTTTGTATTCCGTCTTGAATGTCTCACATGCCGATTCCAGCGAATGCTTTCTGTCTGTCAGTGCATGACATAGTGTACGCAGGTCGAGCAAGTTTCCCCGAAAGTTATTGTTCTTGTTCTTTGTACTGCCAAACTCGATAAATGACATTGTACTTGTGATGTGGGTAACATGCAATCTAGGATAGTCGAGATTCTTTGATAGTACCAATGAGAATCCGCCTTTTCTTCTGAATCTGGCGTTTGTTGACTTTATTGCGATTCTGGACAAATCAAATGGAAGATTGAATCCGACACACAATGATTCCAAATCATAGACTTCATGAAGAAAGATTTGCCTGAATTGTTCTAGTGTGTACAGAGTGATTTTGTTTCTCTTGGAAAATTGCTTTAGGATTCCAAGTTCCTTGTTTTTTACTATTTGTGAGTCGTAGAATAATGCATGGTGATCCAGTTTTCCATGCTGGAATATTTTGAAATATCCAAACTTTAGGTTCTGGAACAAATCTGTCGTGGTTTCAGTGTCAAAGACTAGAATCCTGTCAAATTTGGTCTGCATCTCAGGCTTGGATGCGGGTAATTTCGTACCTAGTTTGAGCCTAGGTTTTGTGTAGGCACGGATTGCAATTGGTTCAGGATTCATGGTACGTGTTTTCCCCTATCTCCCGAACTAGGTCAGCTAATCCGATTAGAAGACATGCGGTTTTCTTTTTCTTTCTCTTGTTTTTCTTTGACCAGTCTTTAGGCCAGTTGTACTGTTTTCTTGAAAGTCTGCCATGACAGATTCTACACAATGCAATTACAAAATCGCTGTTGCTTTTTCCACCAACATGATGATATTCCAAATCAAAAGGATCAACATGCCCACAAATCACACAAGACCCTTGGGCATCAAAGAATTGCTTTAGCCATTTGTTTTCCTTGATCAATTGCTCAATAGAATCAAAATAATCACCCAAATCAGTCACCTAGAATAAATTGAGAAAAACTCGGCATCCTCTCGTCTTTCCAGTATCGCAAAAATCTTTACAGTGTTGGTTTCAAGAGTGTGAATTTTGCCGTAAATGTCCGTGATTCTTGTTTTCTTGAATGGTAACAATGCGGATCTGTCATGCGGCAATCTGCCTATTGCGGAATGATATTGTCCGATTGTTGTTGCACGTCGATTACCTCTGACTGTGATGTAAATCTCTATTCCGTCTTTGTAACTGCGAACCCTTCTTAGAAGATTGTCTGATTTTTTTGCAACCAGCCTGCGATTCTTTTTGTATAGTGCAGAACCAACATATTTTTTGACCGTAGATGGAGAAATTCCGTATTGTTTGGATGCAGTTTTGATTGATTTGCCGTCACGCATTTCATCTAAAACATGAAGTGAGTCTTCGTATTTTGCAAGTTGTTTAGGCGATAGTGAATCTAGATTAGTTGTCCAAGGTTTTGTTTTCCTTGGACGTCTTTTTGAATTCATTTACAATGCCAGAAAAAACCCATCTAATAGGATGGAAAATGACAAAGTGTACTACCCTTAAATCGTGCGTAGTTCTTTCTAATCTAGGCACAAAATGGGCAAGAAATTAGATTTCAAAGTGTACTACCCTCATAGAGACTATCTGCTAGCCATGAAGGTTCTCACGGTACTAGCAACCCGCTCCGAAATATCCAGCAATGTGATATCCCGTCTTTTGGCAGATACAAGACATGATTCCTATCCTCACAGTAGAGTCAAGAACACCTTGATTCGGCTTGCAGATTCCGGATATGTCAGACAAAAGCAAATTGAGCAAAAGAAACAGATACAGAACAACTGGACTATTACGCCATCTGGAATTCTAACATACATGTTATTTACAGACGACAAAAACTATAGAGAGTTAATTGATAGTAACTCTGAGAGGACGTTTTTTAGGACTATATTGATTTTAGATAAAAGTGAAAAAAGAGGATATGTTGACAATCTCATCGAATTACTCAAAAAGTCCAGTAATAATCCTCTTGAAATGGAGAAGATTGCACTTTCATGGTATTCAGATATCCGAAAACGTATCAAAGACCTCAAAATAAATTCTGAAAAATATCCAGAATTGTACAAGCTCAGAAAAGAAATTAAAAATGATGACATGATGTTGCCTGTATTTTTGTCCAAACCCCATAATGCCTCCAAGCCACGTTCTACATTTGGTACCACATTTGTTGACTCTATCTTTCAGAGATACTCTTAAGATCTAGTGAATGATTCAAGAATTATTGAATCCGTTACTGATTTCAGGATTTGGAACCTCGATCAATGTTGAAAAAAGAAAACTGGTAATCCAGAACAAACTAAAAAATGAAATTCATGAATTCTATCCTCACAGAATCGAACACGATTCCATAATAGTTGACGGTCACACAGGACACATTACATTCGAGTCAATGAGGTGGCTCACAAAGCACAATGTCTCATTGTCGCTTTTGAACTGGGACGGGAACCTTCTCTCAGTCACGCTTCCAGACTCGCCAATATCAGGCAAACTGCGCATAAAGCAGTATCAAAAGTACCTTGATGCCAAAACTAGGCACAAAATAGCCACGGAATTTGTCAAATCCAAGATAGGTTCCTCGCTTAATCTGCTCAAAGAACTATCAAAATTCCACGACTTTGATTTTGAGAAAGCAAAACAAGGGTTTGATTCTGAGACAAGATTCTTTTTGGGAAAACCAGTCCACAGCATCCAAGACATTTTAGGATATGAGGGAAGAATAGCACGATTCTACTTTGATGCGTTACAAAAAATATTTGAAAAAATTGCACCCCAGTTCCACTTTACCAGCAGGTCAAACTATGACCACAAAAGAGCCGACCATGCATCTGATGAAATCAATGCACTGTTCAATTATGGATATGCAATACTGGTCTCAGAGACAAGAAAGGCAATCAACTCTGTAGGTCTTGATGCAGAGATTGGCTTTTTGCACGAGATCTTATCAAGCAGGACTCCATTAGTTTATGACTTGCAGGAATTGTTCAGATGGATAATCGACTATTCAATCATACAATTACTGGAAGACCACAAACTCAAAAAGTCTGACTTTGTCGTTACTGAAAACTATCACATCAGATTGAGGGAAAACACCGCAAAACTGTTGATTGAAAAGATTCGATTCAACTTTAATCATAAAATGCCTTACAGGAAAAAGAATTTCACATACCAAAACATACTGTACGACCAGATACAACAGATTGCCAATTTTATTTCAGACAAAAGAAAAGACATCGAGTTTGTCGTCCCACATTGGGTGATTAACCGCGATGATAACAGTATGTTGAGGAATCGAATTCTATCTTTAACACCGGATCAAAGAAGAAAACTAGGAATCAACAAATCCACTTTGTGGTATATGAAACGGAATCTAAATGACGGCAAGACCGTCAAGATATACGGCAAGATTCTGTCCAAACTTGATGAAATAGACAGAAGTTAGAATCTTGACGGAATCTAAATGGAATATCGATAAAAATCGTCTAAACAGGCACGATTTAGCTCCATCAAGACTTTTTGTTTAGATAAACAGGTGTGACGTTTAGACTGCTTTTGCATCTAGATGGAACCTAAACAGGCACGGAATTTAGACTGGATTTAGTCTGTATGGGTGTTCTGTATAGATCACTCATCCATGCACTGAATTATCTAATTTCTGATGGATGCATTATTCTCAATCCATACGTTCTTGTCAAGCCGCTTTCATCAAGTCTTGTTTTCAATCGTCCATCAGCTGACACCAATATTGCATTTGTTGATACTGCCAATCTAATCAGATACACATCATCTGGAGGAATACTTTGTTCGTTTTGTAATGTTGCAGGAGTATTATCGGCAATCTTGAGCTTGCCACCATACATTATCATCTCAAGTAATTTTGCAGTAGCTGAGGCGGATCTAACCGTGCTTTCTAATCGCTTTAGCATGGATCTGTACTTTTCTAATAATTCTACAGTACAATGGACATAATCACATCTTCTAAGTATGTCATTTAACAATCCCAAGCATGTGGGGTCGCCATCACCAGTTTCATTTTCAACTCTGGCAGAAAATTCCATAATGTTTTCATCTAGAATAAGTTCCAGCGTCATTTTTTCTTCAAATTTTCAATGAATTTGTCTATATGTCCGATATTTACTTCAAAAAATCCTTTCATTCCACCTTTTACCTCGCCCCTTTCAGTCACTTCTAGTTTTGAAGTCTTGGTAGTACCATCAATTTTGTCAAAATAATACACTGTAAGATCCTCAGGCAGAATTTTACCATCCATTACTCCTTCCAACAGCCCAATCAGAATGTGTTCGCTATGAGTAGTAATTATGAATTGATGATTTTCTTTGGTTGAATCATCTATCAAAACTCTAGAGAGGCTTGTTTGTGATGCAGGGTGAAGAGAGATTTCAGGCTCATCGATGAAGATAGTCGCATTAGGTTGTGCCATGGCAAGCTGCATAAATAAAAAGATTGACTGATTCAAACCAAATCCTTCGTTTGTAATCCCATATTCTCCGTATTTGTCCTTGTTAACTATTCTTGCACGTTTTTGCGGTAAGTTTCTCACATGAATGCTGACATCCGGAATAACCTGACGAGCAAACTCGGTGATCTTTTCTTGTATGTCATATTGGTGCGCCATTGTAGTAACTGACATTTCCGCCTGTCGTGTTACACCCTTACTAGTCTGAATTTTTGCAACTTCATCTAATAACTGATATGATGATTGATCAAATCCCCGTGTGGCAGGAATTAGATAACATAGTTCTAATTGGTTTGTGAAGGTATTCAGAAAATTGTTTAATGCATCATGTACTCTGTCGTATAATTCTCCATCATTTGATGAACCACCGCCAATCATTATGAAATTTTTTAAGCTCAGATTTTTTCTAAAATGAAATTGTCCTCCTTCAAAATCCAATCGTTGTTCTTGCGGGGTCACATTTCGTTTTAACGATTCTGCAAACCTATATTTTGTACTTCCATCAATCTCGTAGTCTATTCTGTTTAACCCGCGTTCGTTGAATTCAAATTGAAATTTGTATGAAATATTTTCAACATCTAATTGAGTAGCTATATCTTTAGTGGGAATCATATTTCCCTTGATCATAATTTTGATTGTATCATCTTGTGATTGTCTTGATTTTACTGTCTGAAAATCATCCAGATTAATCAAATCCCCATTCCATTGGATTTGAGTATCGGATTGTTTTAGTAATGCAATGGCTTGTGATAAACTTGATTTTCCAGAGCCATTTTTTCCAATAAAAACGCTAATTTTGCCTAATTTTAGGCTCGTATCCAGATGGCTTTTGAAATTATGAATGTAAAGGTGGCTAAGCATGAATTAATGAATGATTTAATGAATTATAATTTTGTTGTATCATGCACCTTGGGTCTTAATTAACTGGGGCTCCACCATTTTGTAATTTCAGAATCTTTTTACACTTTTCAAATGCTTCATTGTTTTTGTTGGTAAATGCTAGGTCTATGCTATTCAGGAGATCTTGTTTAATCAGAATATCAAAACTATCTACATACGTTCGATATATCATGACTAGTTTTTTTAATTCTATCACTTTTTTGTTTGTTCTTCCAGCCAATCTTGGTATGGCCATCAAAGCAAGCACCATCAGTATCATGATAATCGTGACAGTTATTTCTTGATTAATGACATTTGGATATTTTATAAAATTTGTTAGTCCTATTAATGCTGCAAATATTGCCACTACGATGTAAACAACATTAAGCAATTCTGTCGGTTTTGCATAATACAAATTTAAAAAATCGATTACCTGTTCAGAGAAAGATGTTGTCATTCTATTACCACATGTTTCAAAATTATTAACATTTCTAATTTTCTAATAATTATGTAAATATCAATAATGCAATCATTTCTTCTCAAAACAAAAACCAAAAAATCATTCCTAGAAAGATTATCGTCATTAAAATATTCCACAAGAGAAAACTATCAGGCGTCATTACACAGATTTGAGCAGTTTTGTAATTCCAATTATCAGGGAAGAACAAGTGAAAACATCATACATGAGCTAAAATCCATCAAACCAGAAGAGCGAGATGATGCGTATTTTGGACTATTGCAGGACTTTGTGAACTGGCTTGTCTCGCTTGGTCTTTCCCATGCCACAGTCAACATGTACTTTCAGGTTGTAACATATTATTTTTCATACCATGGCATAAGGGTTCATCATATTGACATCAGGCAGAATGTCAAAAGACCAAAAAAGATCAAGGAAAAACTCCACGTCCTAACCAAAGAGGAAATACAAAGAATATTCGAATTTGCACCTCAAAAACGAAAGATGCTGTATCTGACATTGATTGGTTCCGGCATGAGGATACGGGAATGCGTTGCACTGCGAAGAAAAGACTTTGATCTTAGTTTCCCAAAGCGCATTAAAATCGAAATTCCAGCACAGTTTACAAAGGCACAGACTGCCCATTCCACATTTGTATCAAAGGAGGCTGCCAGATATCTAAAGCCACATTTGGAATCATTACAATACAATGATTTGGTATTTGCCACAAACCACACTCCATATCATGCATCTATGACAGAAATCGAGGCGTTTACCCGATATCGTAGCAGGGCAGGACTGACTGGACAATACGAGTCAACAGGCAGGCATCATATCTCCTTGCACTCGTTTAGGTCGTATTTTTTCACAAGAGCCAGACGTGTTCATGATACTGACATTGCCCATGCGATGGTGGGACATACTACCTATCTTGATATGTATGACAGGAAGGATGATGAGGAAAAGTTAGAGTTGTATCTTACGGTAGAATCCGAATTACGAATTAACTAAAGCAATTGCACAAAATAGAATGATTTTATTTCAATTATGATGGGCAAAGTTAATCTGTAATCTCAATGAAACTTTCCAATATGGATGTACAACTTCCAAAAGAACCAATTATAGATCAAATCGTTAAGGTAAAGACGGGGCTTAAAGGAGAGAATGTAATTTACATTAAACATGAAATTCAAAACAATCAAAAACTAGATCACAAAATTTATGGAGAGTATGCTGTCAAACAATTGTCTCGGCAACTTCGTAATGCAACTATAAAATTCCACATTCTTACAGATGTACAATTCATTAAATGGCAATCTGAGACCTCGTATTTGCATAAACCGACATTTTCAGATTATTCTAAGAACAGCATAACGGATCCTGAAGAATATCTATATTCTTCTAAAGACGCAGTAACCAAAGGAAATTTTGCAATTTCAGTGAATAATGTAAATGGCGTGTTTTTTGTTCTCGATAATACTCATTCTGTCATCACATCAAAGGATGTTGAATTGAAAGTTTGGGAGACATGGAAGGAACCCATTCCACCATCAGAACTCATTATAAAAAGGAAGAAATTTGTTTCCGCTAAAGAAGAATTGGAGAAAGCAGAAAAAAATTTAGAGCGAAATCCTGAGGACGTGTTCAACTATTTAAGAACCGCAATAGATCTATCGATTCAGGGACAATTCGGATTTCAGAAGATCAAAAATATGCCAGAGTTTGTTGCCGATGCAGAAAAATACAATTTTCCACTACCATCGTACAGTTTGATTAGTGCAATTTTTTCGGAAGGTAACAAGAGATTACACGTTGGTAAAGTCGCAACCAAATTTGATGCTAAAAATTCCATTCAGATAGTCAGAGATTTTGTCGAAGATCTAGCCAAGATAGACATTTCTCAGGAACAAATTAAAGATTTCAAGAATAAATCAAAGTCAGTGGCGTGATGAAATTAAAGGACAAGACATTGATATATTGGTGACTACATTCATGTTTGTTTGTACGATCCATCTGAGTTAGGTCTTGCCTCCGTAATTACTGCGGTACTTACGGCCATAGGTCTGATAATTGCAATAATAATCAACACGGTTCAATTGAGAGGACAAAAAAATCAGTTGTTTATTTCTAATTTTTCAGAAATAACAGATCATGTGGGTGACGATGTTACAAAAGAATATAGAAGGTGGTTATTCTACGACGAAGAAAAAAAGACATTATTTGAGAAATTCAAAAAAGAATATGGTTTAGAATATGTTAAAAAATCGAACGAGGAAAAATCACAATACAAAGAAATTGAAAAGGCAGTTTGGCATTTAGCGTCACGTTATGATAGATTTGGGTTTATTTTAGATCAGGATAAAGAAATGAGGAAAAAAATATCAGATTATCACGGTCAAGTTATCAGTAAGTTATGGTTAGCATTGGAACCTCTTATTGACATGAGAGAAGACATAGAGCGAGATGGAGCCTACAAATATTTCAGAAAGATAGGTAGGAAAGCAATTAGTGCAAACTACTCTTCAAAAGAATCAGGCATAATTGATAAAAAACATCTACGACTCACAGCAATCGCAATAGTGGCAGGTGCATTTATCACAATATTCTATAATTTGTTTGACATTTGGTTGACCCCCATTCTTCAGGCTCCGGAACAAGCAACTCTCAAAACTTCAGTATCAGGAGTATTAGCAATTATCGCAGGTTTAATTATTTACAAGTATTACACCAAATCTCTAAAGCTAAGTTAGATATTTTACGATAAATCCACCCTTTCATAATTAGTCTTAACAAAGAGCAAGATCCCTCAAACCTAAACCTTTGATGTTTTTTGATCATATGTCATCAGCACGCTATCGTTTTGTTATCATGTGATGAAAGATTGTCCAAGTCAAATTTTTGATCAGATTTAACATCTGAGTCATCAAAAAGGTCAAATGAACCGTCTCTGTCTGTGTTAATTTCTCAGATTTCGATAAAAAAAGGTCAAATGGCACATCCCTGTCTTTACCCCCGCGCCTTTCTTTTGGGAATATAGTTAGGAAGTCAGATTTTGCACTTTTTCGGACTAAAATGAGGGAGGGTTTTTGATTAGGGATGTTCTATCAGTATGTAATGTCTAATGTCGTGAAAGGGTATCTCCTACTTCTATCGTTATTCATTATTTCACCTTTAGGTTATGGCCTAGCATTTGGTCATGGTGTTAGTAGCGGAGTTCTTGGCTGCCCTGTTAACGCTTGTGGAATAACTGATTGGAGTAAACTGGAATTTGCCAAAGACGTCACATTCCAATTTTCTCTGATTATCTATGGCTTTATCTTGAGTATCTGTCTGGTTTCAATATCTCGTGTTCATAGAGCAAAGATTAGGGAAAATCAGTAGCACAATTTAAGAATCGCATCTCAAAAGGCAAGGTATTCCATGAGGATTTTCCTATTTCTTTTGTTTGTAACGATGTCTGTTTCGCTGGTCTCAGTATCATACGCACAAGAAGGCAACATCCATTTTCATGGAGAAGCTGATCCAAAAACAGACTTTGTTCATCGTGGCGACACCTTGACATTTTATGGCTGGTCAAACGCGTATCAATCTTGGAAACCCGGGATCATTCCGACTCCATTTTCTAGTTTTGATGTAAAAATTTACGATCCTGACAATAATGTTGTCTTTGAACAAAATCTAAATTCGGATGAAAATGGAAAGGTAGAATTCTCAATTCCAATCACTGCTGATTTTAAACAGGGCAAATACATCGCGAAGATCACGATAACAAATGGAGGCTATGCGCCATTTTATGATGAAGGATACTTTTACGTGATCCTACAGGAAAGCGACGTATTATCAGATTCCAAGTATGTTCTTTCTCTGTCAGCAGAACAGTCAGCCAAATTTGGTACATATCCAAAGTTTTTTGCAACAATGTGCCCCCTTCCATTTGATGTAATGAGTGATGAAGCATTTCTAGACCCTGAGACTCG
This genomic stretch from Candidatus Nitrosotenuis cloacae harbors:
- the cas1 gene encoding CRISPR-associated endonuclease Cas1 translates to MNPLLISGFGTSINVEKRKLVIQNKLKNEIHEFYPHRIEHDSIIVDGHTGHITFESMRWLTKHNVSLSLLNWDGNLLSVTLPDSPISGKLRIKQYQKYLDAKTRHKIATEFVKSKIGSSLNLLKELSKFHDFDFEKAKQGFDSETRFFLGKPVHSIQDILGYEGRIARFYFDALQKIFEKIAPQFHFTSRSNYDHKRADHASDEINALFNYGYAILVSETRKAINSVGLDAEIGFLHEILSSRTPLVYDLQELFRWIIDYSIIQLLEDHKLKKSDFVVTENYHIRLRENTAKLLIEKIRFNFNHKMPYRKKNFTYQNILYDQIQQIANFISDKRKDIEFVVPHWVINRDDNSMLRNRILSLTPDQRRKLGINKSTLWYMKRNLNDGKTVKIYGKILSKLDEIDRS
- a CDS encoding tyrosine-type recombinase/integrase; the encoded protein is MQSFLLKTKTKKSFLERLSSLKYSTRENYQASLHRFEQFCNSNYQGRTSENIIHELKSIKPEERDDAYFGLLQDFVNWLVSLGLSHATVNMYFQVVTYYFSYHGIRVHHIDIRQNVKRPKKIKEKLHVLTKEEIQRIFEFAPQKRKMLYLTLIGSGMRIRECVALRRKDFDLSFPKRIKIEIPAQFTKAQTAHSTFVSKEAARYLKPHLESLQYNDLVFATNHTPYHASMTEIEAFTRYRSRAGLTGQYESTGRHHISLHSFRSYFFTRARRVHDTDIAHAMVGHTTYLDMYDRKDDEEKLELYLTVESELRIN
- a CDS encoding HNH endonuclease — protein: MGDYFDSIEQLIKENKWLKQFFDAQGSCVICGHVDPFDLEYHHVGGKSNSDFVIALCRICHGRLSRKQYNWPKDWSKKNKRKKKKTACLLIGLADLVREIGENTYHES
- a CDS encoding AAA family ATPase — its product is MLSHLYIHNFKSHLDTSLKLGKISVFIGKNGSGKSSLSQAIALLKQSDTQIQWNGDLINLDDFQTVKSRQSQDDTIKIMIKGNMIPTKDIATQLDVENISYKFQFEFNERGLNRIDYEIDGSTKYRFAESLKRNVTPQEQRLDFEGGQFHFRKNLSLKNFIMIGGGSSNDGELYDRVHDALNNFLNTFTNQLELCYLIPATRGFDQSSYQLLDEVAKIQTSKGVTRQAEMSVTTMAHQYDIQEKITEFARQVIPDVSIHVRNLPQKRARIVNKDKYGEYGITNEGFGLNQSIFLFMQLAMAQPNATIFIDEPEISLHPASQTSLSRVLIDDSTKENHQFIITTHSEHILIGLLEGVMDGKILPEDLTVYYFDKIDGTTKTSKLEVTERGEVKGGMKGFFEVNIGHIDKFIENLKKK